TTTTACATTATGTAAATGCATACATATATTTTTTGGCTCAAGTTTCATGTTACAGAACATGGCTGCTTGCCCCAACAAGGGGAAAGGTTCTTATTCTTTGGTGACTCTGTATAGTTTCAGTGATGAAGAATCTCTTTAACCATCATTTGCATTTAATTTCACTCTGTACATGATCATAAATACCAGATCCAAATGTCTAAATAGCATGAATTGTAGCTGCTGGGCCCAACAATAATTAACCACTTTGCAATGACAAGAGCTTGTTGTTGATTAATGTCCAACAACTCTCATCCAAGGACTCTTCAGAAGAGCTCCTATTATTAGAATATTTCAGCATGATGCAGGAGATGTGATCTGTTATCCCTGAGCAAAGAAAAGAACTGAACTTCAATGCTAGGGTGATTCCTCAGTTTTAAAAGTggtttcaaacccttgaaaacaAGATGCTGGAAGGCATAGCAAAAATGAGCAAAGGCACAATGTCTGTGGCTCTGTACCACAGCCAGGTTCACAGCACACCAGTGTTCATTACCTCCTATTAAACATGAAGGTTTCCCCACTCAAGAGTGACTGATCAGGTTTTTCAGCATCACCTACACTTAAAGAGCTTGAGGTGAGATTCCAGATTCCCCTTAAACCTTAACTATTATGACACCAGCTTTTAGGTGCTTACCTCCTCCTTTTGATCTAGCTCAAAACATTTCCTCTTGCCTAAATCTCATTTCTAGGAAAGAGGGTATTTAACTGCCAAGGCATTCAACTACTTCATTTCATCAGCTGGTACAATGAGCTTCCCACCCACAAGCTAAAGCAATGTAGCAGGGAATTGGTTCTGCAGAAGACTATAAATACTGCCCTGTGTGGCAGTCTGACACAGCAATGAAACAAGACCTTCTGCTACCAAAAGCCTAAGCTGTGAGGTTCTTACTACTGGCAAGCCATGTTGTCACAGCATCTCTGTCATGTGTGTTCCAGAACAGAAAATCTGAATGCTCCCAGAATTTGTGGGACTGTTGTTGggcatttttttttaagcagaagaATGAAATACTAATAACTGGAAAATGTGGGCATAAGGAAACATTACATTGTTACCTGTTAGTCCCCTGCTCTCTGCTGTCAGTGATTCCACCTCACCTTGAATATCCAGAATAATGTCATAGTGGGTTCAAACTATGGCTATACCTGTGTAATGCTGCTGCTGGTGAGCCTAAAATTTACATGTGACTGGCAGCATTCTGTGAAGTCTCTGAGATCTTGTAATTTTACTTTGAGATCTGATCTGGCTTTCAAGGAAGAAGTGAAATATTACAGGGAAATAAGTCTTGTTACATTTCATTTATTGTCAGTTTTCCAAAATAGCTTTTCTATTAGGAATTAACAGATGGTTTAAAGCCATATTTTCCTCTATACACGTGTCTatcttccctccttttttccttcctaatCATGCTAAATCTTGCTGTGTTTCCCTAAACATTTTCCCATATTGATTTCACCAAGGTCTACATTACAAAACATGCCAGGGTAATTAAAATCATAGCTGCATAGTGAGTGCCAGTACCTTACATAACTGCATAGTCTTTTATGGGTCACTATTTGATAATCACTTAGGCAATTCATCTCAGCTTGCTTGTATTAGAGACTTGCTTCACACAAGCTTCTGGGACTGAAAGAGTGGAAATTTCTGTTGGATACATGGGaataattctttactgtgagggtaaagaggcagtggaacaggttgcccagagaagctgtggatgccccacccctggaagcgttcaaggccaggtttggagccacctgggctggtggaagctgtccctgcccatggggcggggatctttaaggtccattccaaaccaggccattctatgattctatgattttatgaaattACTTCAATTTTTTAAATTAGGTGAGATTAAATGGGGAAATAGTTCACCAGGGAGAGGGAGCAACTTCTGGTTTTGTTCAGCTGTGGCTTGTGCTGTCTTCAACGTTTCAGGTTCCCAGCAAGTATTACTGGTTAATTCAGTATTGAGCTGTGTTAGCATCTCTGTCAGACAGAACTCTTGGTCTGGTTGAGATGCTTAACAGAGCACAGAAACCTTAAAGACTAAAAGTTAGTTAGAAGAATTGTGTTTAAACTCGCTGCTGGTTCTTCGTTCAGCATTTGAGGGGAGGAAGCGCTGTGAggggcggctgagggagctgagggtgttTGGCGTGGGGGAGGCTCAGGGATGACCTTACCGCTCTCGGTGACTCCCTGAAAGGAGCCTGTAGCCAGGCGGGGGTCGGCCTCTTCTCCGCAGAGtttcaggttggacattaggaagaatttcttcgcAGAAGGGGTGATTGGACATTGGAATGGGCCgcccagggaggcggtggagtcaccgtgcctggaggtgttcaaggaaagcctggaggtggcactcggtGCCCTGGACACGGTGATGTTCAGGCATAGCTTGGACTCAATTacagaggttttttccaacctaaacgacTTTGTGGATTGTGGGggggttgttttggggggttttgtttgttgtttttgcttttgtttggttttgctttgggtggtttgtttggtttcgattgttttgtttttttcagaagACAAACATGATATGtataggggaaaaaatgaaaagggggagatagaggaggaaaaaaccccTCACAACATTACTACAGGAAAATAAACCCGCAGAACTTGCGCACCGTGAGGAGCTCCGCAGGCCGCTTCGCTCGCACGTCACGGGCAGCGCCTCTGCCTCAGCGCTCGGCGATACCATCTCGTGGCAGGGGCGGGGGGAAGGCCTGTTTCTCCCCCCGCTCAGTGCTCTATTCGTCAGGCCCTTCCCCCCCCCTCCGCCGCCGTAAGTGGGAGAGGCGAGGCGCGGCCCCGGCGCACGCGCGGTGAACGCTCAGTGCCCGCCGCGATGGAGGAGGTGGCGGAGCGCGGCCGGGCTGGCGCTGGGGCGGCGGCGATGGCGGAGGGCGGCAGCCCTGCCGGAGATGAAGCAGCCAACGCCAACACCAACACCGCGTCCTCACCACCGCCGTGCTCCCCTCCGGAGGGCGGCGGGACGAAGCCCCTGAGCGCGGCGGAGTACGCGCGGCGCGTACACCAGTGGCTGTGGGACTCGTACTGCGGgtacctgggctggcagggctgcccgCCCGCCTtcctcgccgccgccgccgcgcagccgcccccgcccgccgccgctgccTACTACAGCCCCTTCTACCTCTTCGCTCCGCCGCCGGCACACACGGCCTCGGCCGGGACGGGGCCCCGCGCCCCCGCCGCTGCCACCCCAGCCTGGCCGGGAGCGGCGGGCGCGGTGTCCCCCGTGCCCAGGGCGGCCTCCGGCAGCGCcgccagcagcagcggcagcggcgccTCCAGGGACACGGGGCGGCCGGCGGGTgagtggggccggggccggggctggggaggaaggggagcCTGGGGAGAGCCGCTGCTCCGGGCAGAGGGATCTGGAGAGGGAAGCCGGGGCTGTGCGACGTTGGGAGTCGCTGCGCTTCCGTTGGCTGCGGCCCCGGGCATGTGGCTGTGCCGTGTGACACACGGTGACAGCCCTAGTACCGAGGCCGTAAGGCCGGAACTTGGTCCATAAACAAGTTTGGATGCAGGGTGACAGCCCTGATACCGAGGTTGTAAATCTAGAACCAGCAGGTTTGGGGGGATTGACTTGAATATACAATTTACAGTTTCAGAGCTTGTAAAGATGTTTTCTTGCATACGAAGGAGTTGATTTTTTTCCACTGGAACTTATTCTTGTGGTCACAGGCTTGTAATGCATCTAGCTTTTTAACTAGCCCGTTTGGATTATGTAATCTAAACTAATTTTGCCAGCTTGAGTGAGCTCTTGGTGCTCAAATAAAATAATTTCGTGGAATCGAAGCAGAGAAGTGAAAACATGCTGACGTTGAACAAGCTTAGGCAGTGGGACCCGAGATAAACAAGCGTCTGTTGCAGCTGTAAACATTGAAGGCAGTGCACAGCAGGCCTTCTGTTTATATTTTTCAGGAATAAAGCAAACTCACTCTGATTACATGAGAGGTAAAACCAGGAGCAGCAACAACTCCTCACAAGTTGAGGAGTGCCTAGGTCACATTCCTTGAATGTTCATACTGTGAGCAATGTAGGAAACTGTGGAGGAGAGCACTGCTGGTGGACTTTGGAAAAAAGCCAGAGCTCGTTTCTCCCTGCAGGACAAAGTACGACATTGCTGATCTGTGACATTATTTATAAGCTTAGTGGCCGTATGTGTGTGGAAGatgttttttgttccttttttccttattttcaagGGAAGGGAGCCTAGCCTCTGAGCTTGTttctttcttatatttttaagCAGATGTTTTTTTAAACATGGTTAGGACACAGAATAGTATTTTCTGCAATTATGCTCTGATTCTGTTATAGTTCGGTTATGAACTGATGTTACCAGTCATTAAAGGGAGGGTTGGACAAAGGCTAGGCTGAAATGATTCTTGGAATTTTACCTGTTTTTTCAGGAGCTAATTCCATATATTAAAGGTTATTTGGGACATGAATAACATTTCATGCTGCTGAACATGGTTATTCTGAATATTGCCTACTATTGCAGTACACTTGGCCTTCTTGAGGGGACTAGGTATGGGATGCAGCGATACAATCCAGTTATAAACAAAGACTGCTGGGCTGATGCTTTGGCTTCAGATTGCAGATGGATCTATCTGGAGCAGCTAAAGTGATTATGGCTCCTTCTTCCCTGCTGCAGATTATTGCCCACACAGCAGTGAGGCGAGGCAGGGCAGGTCATGTatctgtccctgtgccagagcagtTTACAGCCCGTGTGCTTATGTAAGCTGAAATAAGTGACAGCTTATGTTAATGTGGAAGATTTCAAATTGGAATGTCAAAAAGTGGGATTGTTAACTGCCTCTTCAGTCTGCCTGCAGGTGTGTGTCAGAGCAACAGAATTTAACAGCACCCTGGGCAGTGGCTGGCTCTTTGTGGACAGTCACCATGATTTAAGACATTCCTTTGCCTGGGCCCTCCCTACCTTACTGCAGGAGATTACTGCTGATCCACTGGGAACAGTAGGGCAAAAGGTGCATCCAGGCCCCAGCTGCCCTGTGGCTGACTGGTGCAAACTCCTCTTAAGCACTGTGTAGATGTAATATCCTAGACATTGAGCTGGATGGATGTTGAATTTGGCTGTCCTTGCTGAATAAATAGTAACCCTTGGCAAAAGAGTGGATTTCTGATATCACGAACAGCTTGAATTGCTGCAGTGTAAATCTGCCAGAATCTAAGGGTTGCCAAGGTTTCTTAATATGATGGAGTTAAACATAATTTGAATACTTATTTTCCTAGCCCCATGTAGCTTCTTCTTTAGGCAGTCATTTAATTTAATGTATTCAGTTCTGAATAAATCAGTCTCTGCTACCAACTCCAACAAATGTGCTGCTTTTGACAGAGCAGATGAAAGCTTTCACCTGGCACTGTGTACTCAAACCAGGGTTAGGAGACTGGCTATGTTTCCTCATGCCTTAGTTGAAGAATCTCTAATTAGAATTAGAGAACTTGGACAGGCTTTGACAATGCCAGTGGAATCCATTTTAGTGTTATACATGTCACAGTTTGACACTGGCCCAGCACCAGGCACCAAGAGAGCCACTTGCTCACCCTCCTCTGCCACAGCTGGgtaaaggagggaaaaaagaaaaacaagttaAGGAGGCTTCTTGAGTGAGATAAGGACAAGAGGACTATTTCAAGGGAAAAGCAGGCTCAACTTTAGTTGCAAAGTGCATTCTGCTGCAACGTGGGCCTCTCTTTCCATGGgatgcagtcctccaaggacaggctgctccctgGAAGCAGGGATTCCTTCTCTCCACTGGGTCTCCCACTGgaccacagcctcctccaggcatccacctgctctggcatgggcgcctccccacgggctgtgggtggatctctgcatcccctgtggatccccatgggctgcaggggcacagctgcttcaccatggtctcaccatggcctgcagagCAGTCTCAGCTCTGACACCTGGAGcgcctcctgccctccttctccactgaccttggtgtctccatgttgtttccctcacatagtctcacctcctcctcttctctgactagaagCAAAACTCATTAGTTTGTTtcgattttcttcttaaatatgtcatcacagaggcattgccagcCTCCCTCAGTGGCCcagttttggccagcagcatgtccatctttgtggccaccctgctgccTCAAACCAGGCTGCTTGTGCTATCGATGCAGAGTGATCAGTGCAGCAGGTGTGAAACCGAGCTCTAGAAACCCAGGGATGTTAAATAAGAGCTGGCTCTTACCCAGTCTCTGCCAGATTCTTCTTACCCCGTTGAAAAGTGCTCTGGGCTTTTGGCTGGCCTCTCACAGCTCGTGGGGCCATGGCTGGCAGCATCAGTCTCAGCAACTGAACTGGGGAGGCTTATTCTCATTGAAATTTGATGATGATTTTTGAGACTAGAGAGTAGGGTGATTTTATTTCCTCTTCTGTCCTTACTCTCTGTGGGGATAAGCATTCTCAGAAACAGTAACAAAACCAGTCCCTGTTTCCACAGGTTCCATGTGGTAGTAGAAAGGCATTTCGAAGTGAAGTACTGATGTGAGTCATTGCATGCTACATGTGAGAGTCATGTTCTTTGGAAAATAGAGGAGTAGCTGGGTCCAGATGAAATTATTTTGCAACACTATTTCTTGGAAACTTTCTAAGACACTCTCTAATATCTTCTTTGCTCAAATCACCTGagtaacaaaagcttgtggctccTTACTTTGTGGCCATTTGCATGTGGCCCGTTAAATAGGAGAATACGTTATGTTTTTTGGCTGGAGGTAGAGCAGTATGTTgtgttttattaaaagtaacGTGTAGAAATGTTTATGTCAAGTATTTTCATCCATTCCTGTTTGTATTTGAGAGGAGATAAAATAGTGTTTTACTGTGAGAACTGGTACTTGGCATACACAGAAGCCTTGGTGCTGAGGGATAAAAAAGTTGTGGTAGgtctgattttctttttaatctgacCTCTCAGATTTACACAAATCTGTTCTCTATGAGATTATTCTAAACAAAAGAACACAAAAACTGATCTTCTGTACTTCAGTTCTTTAGCAGGGTATGATTTTGCCTGTGATCCTAATTATGAGAGGCTCGGTTCTGAAACAGTTGAAGTTCTTCAAGAAGCTTCTTCAAATTCAACTTAAACAATTCAGATTATTTTTTATGCATACATCTTTAGAAATGTTCTCAAAAAGCATGTGAGCAGAGCTCTAGATTATGTTCTTGTAGAGAGGTtaatgtgggttttgctttcgaCATTAGTGTTAACTTTGTGTTAGTGCAGTAAAATCTGGGTAATGTGAACTATTTCTGTTGCAGGTCGGGAGTTCCTTATCCCTTCTCTGGCACACAGGTTCATAGCAGAGATGGTGGatttttttattctgttcttTATAAAGGCAACCATCATTTTAAGTATTATGCACCTCAGTGGAATAAAGTAAGTTGAACAATTTAAAGCTTTGTTACATACAGCTTTAAGCTTTTCATGCTCTTTGAGGTGTCAGGTTGTATTTATGTTATGTTTTTGCATATGATATTAAATAAATTACAGAAGTTGAGGAACAGCACCACTAGGCTAACTACATTATAAATACATCCTGATTTTGGGTCAGCTATGGAAACACAGAATTTGTACAGGTCTGTAGGCTCTCAAAGTCACTAACTACTGAGGAAAGATTAGACTTGCACATTTATGGAGGGGGGGAATAGCAAGATTACAAAAAAGTTcttttgaatttttaagaaaaaacATGGACAAACTTTTAAACAGTGTTCAAAATGTACTAGATCTGGCTGGGATTAAGTTAATTTTAGCATCTTTCATGTTAATGTATAGCATCTTCTGTGGGGCTGTATTTTAGATTTCTGACTGAAGCAATGctaaccccacaaaaaaaaatctgatcaaGCAGATCAGATATGTATATactttgaaaatacatcctggTTTCTAGGAATCCTGCCACACTGCAGGCTTCACTGGGTGTAAATTGGTTTTTTAAAAAGTGCAAGTAATCAATGTGTGTGTCAACCATACACTAGACTGAAAGATTCGTCATTTCACATTTTTGTACTCAGATGTAGTAATTTACCTCAAACACTTTCTCTTTTAACTGCTTCTTTAACTGTAGATACCTTACTTCTTAACTCTCTTATTCTGCTTTGGGTTGGTGTACTCAATATTCCAGTCTGATTAAGAGATGAGATCTTGGTGCAGTCAATAATTCCACTACTGTACAAACACATTTTGGAACCCAGGCTTTCTGCTCAAGAACCATCCAAATGTTGCCTGACTGTAAATTGATAACAGACATACAGATAACATCTTCCAGACACCTTCACCTGCAGCTAGAAAGGGGTGTGGAAGAGGGTCAAATCCAAAACAATAAATACGTCAGTGTAAAtgattgctgggttttgttcagATAAGCAGCAATTAAAATGCCAAAAGTTCATTTCTGTTAAGTGGCCAGATCCCATCACCTGTAACCTGACAGTTTGTGTTTCTACTTTGCCTTTAGTAGGTGGAGAAAGATACAAAGTGAAGTAGTGGAAAGATGGGGAACAACTATACGTATATTGCTGCTGTAAAGTGATGAAAGAGTAATTTACAGCATTTTCAATATTAATAGTTTTGTGAGACAGTTGCTTACAGGGAACTTCAGAGAAATGTTCTGAGAGGTTTTCTGCTTAAGAGACCTGGTGTGCTTGGAGTTAGGCTGAATTGTCATGGAAAGCATAGTCCCTCACAGGCTCAAGAAGAACTTTATTCTCTTCAGGCCAAAGCTGCATTGAATGGAAATGTAGGTTGTGCTACATTGGTTTTTTAATTCCTGGGTTGTTTGAGGGGTTTTTCTGTCCTCAAGTCTGAATAAAAAGGAGGGCAGGTCGCACAAATATTAGATGGACTGTTTCAAAGTGGGACTGCACAGTTGTACGTGAGCCTTAATTAGATGCATGAGTGAGAAATTCTTGCCTTAATGTGTTGCAAGTATATCCATTCCAGGTATCAGATAAGAATGTTACATTTGTGGAGTTTATCTTATGAAAATATGCCATTAACTCCAAATGGATGCTTTGCATAGCTCTGTTAGGCTAAAAATCTTAAGGTTTCAATTGCTTTATGTTTGAATCCTCCTATTGGATACCAAGGTGCCTCCAGACAAGTATGGTGAGCCGTGAAGAATGAGAATGAGGAACCCTGATGAGAACCCTGATCATGCAGAGGAGGGTATGGGGCTCTACTGATTTCTTAGGGAGACTGCCAACTTCTCCCTTGCATTTGTAAAGAGtgcccttttctttttccttgaatGTAGTGTAAGAAGATACTTGGAGACTTGGATGCCTTCCATTTGTATCAAGTTCAATGATTATGTGCAAAATCTGTTTACCTCCCAAGAAGTGTGAGAATTTTCAGAACAATTCTGCAGCTCACTACCCAGGGATACCATTGTGCAAAAGTGGTAATAAAGAATGATCTTTGCTTaatgaaaaagacaaaacaaactaGGCAGTAACTCAGAATGAAACTGAGTGTTCTGAATTTTAATGACTTGTTTAGTATCAGAGAGGGCAAGGAGCTTTTGTTGTCTTATAATACCGGAATGGAGGGAGTGAATTCTGGTATTAAAGGGGTAACACTGGTATTGGGAGAAGGATGGTTTTAAAGTTCAGTTTTATTTTGTACAGGGACATCTCTAAATTTGCCATGCATTACATCATAGAAGAAATAGATGAAGATACGTCCATGGAAGATTTGCAGAAAATGATGGTAGTAGCTCTCATCTACAGGTTATTAGTCTGCTTTTATGAGGTAACTACTCATAAACATTAACCCCTGTAATTAATAGTTGTGAGTTGTTGAAGAAATggttttaaaaaataatgttaTCGTTGGCCAATAAAGTAAATCCTCTTAATGGTATTTTGGATTATGTTGAAGCTTATGACATTCACATAGTCGAGGATAACCAAGTTTGGGACAACTGTCAACAACACGGTGATGTGCGGACTTAACCTCTCTTTTACAGATAATCTGTATTTGGGGAGCAGGTGGAGCAACCCCAGGGAAATTCTTGCTTGGACTGCGAGTTGTGACGTGTGAAACTTCTGTCCTTATTGCACCCAGCCGCGTGTTAGTCATTCCATCCTCTAATGTCAGCATGACAACGTAAGTGCTCctgcctcagtcctgctgcattCAGGTTAACAGTGTCGAAAGCATGGGATTTGGAAGGAAGTTCACTGTTGCTTTGTTGTTGACCTTTGCAGTAATTAGACTGCAACAGCTATTGTCAGATTCTGTGATCTAAGACTGAAATGGTAATTATTCAGTCACATGGAGTATTTTTCAGGGTAGGTGGTTAAATCTCCTCTAGAGCTCAGCTTTTGTGCTGTGCAAAACTTGGGCACTAAACTTGGAAGTTAATTACTAATGTAAGCAGAAAAGTGAAAGTAAGGCACTGAATGTTCTATTCTGATTTCAGGTCCACAGTACGAGCTTTGATCAAGAATTTTTCAATTGCATCATTTTTTCCTGCGTTCATTACGCTGCTGTTTTTCCAGCACAACAGAACAGCCTATGATATTGTAGCAGGAACTATTGTGGTCAGAAGAAATGGAGTCAGATGATACCAAAAAATGAGATTTCCGGACTGGTTCTAAACATCCCCTCCAAATCCCAGTGAATAAAAGACCTACCCCAGAACTGAAATTGAGGTGTCTGTTGGAATCTTTTGCCCTAATTAAATAGGAACTGATTCAGAAGCTGAAGAAAATGTATGGTTCCTGTATGATGCCAGCAACTACCTTCGAAGTGTTGGAGTTTTCATAGACGCCAAAGAAGTTTGGGAGAGAAAATATGTATTAAATCCAGGAGTATTAACTTCTGACTGATGAGACAAAACCTGTCTGCTTTAACTGCAAAAAGGAACTGTTCTGTTTGTCAGTTTGTGGAAAGCAGATCCCTAGGAATATGCCACCTTAAAAGAAATGTTGCTCCTACAATTTTGGATGTTGGCAGATAACTAGAAAATGAAGTTCTTCTCCAGGCAGTTGCCTGTCAAAGGATATGGAGGGAGAAACCTGCAGTATTAGGCAGCAAGGCAAATGATGTTAATTAAATTGCCATGTATTTAGAGAGATCAGCAGTGGTTATCAGTGTCTTTTATTATTGCTTCACAGTTCGTATTTCTTCACCTTTCAAGTATTTTCTCACAACATTGATGTGAAAAGTTTTTTTGCATGATTGTCTCAAGCACTGTCACTTACTTCACTTGTCCAAGCTAATGAAGAAGTGAAACAATAGCTGCTTTTTCCTCTGGGAAGGGTGTTACACTGCAGTGTTAGTGATCTGGTGTGTGTAAATAATTCTGGAGCCAACAACAGTACAGACCATGCTAATGAAAGGTAACTTTTTTGCTTCTGTTTTGAGTGAAAGCACCTGTCTATTTCTTGCATATAATGCAGAACAGGAGTGAATGTGTTTCGGGAGCATGCAGAAAACATTAACTGAAATGTGTTATGGGTTTAAATCTGCAGAAGTACAAATACTGGTTATTTTCACTTTATCATTCTGGCTAATTGTTTGTATATTCAGAATAACTTAAATACtgaataaagaaacctaatattTTGCATGACTATATCGCTTTGATGATTCATTTATTGTCATGTTATTAGCATCTCAGGAAATTAATGTAAGCAATATTAATGTTCTACTGAACTCTGAGTATGGAACTCTTTGATCAGTTTTTGTATGTTCCTCTCTTAGGCTTAACATGCCACTCTCAGTGGCTGCAGTTCTTACCCTGCCTTCAACTTTGCCCAGTGGCTTGGTTGGCAGTAGAAATGTTTGAGAGCTTGGTTATGGCTCTTGTCTCCAGGTGTATTAACTTCATCAGCAACGTGTTCAGATGCTGCAGTATTTCGTTGGACAAGTTGTTATTCTGTGAATGACTGTATTGTGCTTGCATTTCAGTTTTCGTTGGGAATGATGATTCAGGACTAGATCCCGTGCTTATGGTTGCAGAATGGATGTTTTGCCATCCATTACGTCTCCAGAATGAGGTCACTAATATTT
The sequence above is drawn from the Melospiza melodia melodia isolate bMelMel2 chromosome 1, bMelMel2.pri, whole genome shotgun sequence genome and encodes:
- the FAM8A1 gene encoding protein FAM8A1 — protein: MEEVAERGRAGAGAAAMAEGGSPAGDEAANANTNTASSPPPCSPPEGGGTKPLSAAEYARRVHQWLWDSYCGYLGWQGCPPAFLAAAAAQPPPPAAAAYYSPFYLFAPPPAHTASAGTGPRAPAAATPAWPGAAGAVSPVPRAASGSAASSSGSGASRDTGRPAGREFLIPSLAHRFIAEMVDFFILFFIKATIILSIMHLSGIKDISKFAMHYIIEEIDEDTSMEDLQKMMVVALIYRLLVCFYEIICIWGAGGATPGKFLLGLRVVTCETSVLIAPSRVLVIPSSNVSMTTSTVRALIKNFSIASFFPAFITLLFFQHNRTAYDIVAGTIVVRRNGVR